From a region of the Triticum aestivum cultivar Chinese Spring chromosome 7D, IWGSC CS RefSeq v2.1, whole genome shotgun sequence genome:
- the LOC123169813 gene encoding NADPH-dependent aldo-keto reductase, chloroplastic isoform X1 — MPWTNPRNRCMMHVGEPALPDRESNRLPWQLSFGRLPYPFLSCVVPNSDEEERRGEKRRKKMATYFTLNTGARIPSVGLGTYKSGPGVVAGAVTAAVKAGYRHIDCAPLYKNEKEIGAALNKLFDNGVVKRQDLFITSKIWCSDLAPEDVPSAIDRTLNDLQLDYLDLHLIHWPFQIKKGSELSPENFVELDMPETWRAMEKLYDSGKARAIGVSNFSTKKLADLLAVARVPPAVDQVECHPGWQQAKLRAFCHTNGVHFSAYAPLGRMKVVADNPVVTSIAESLGRTPAQIALRWGIQQGQSVLPKSTNESRLKENIDLFGWSIPEELCDKFSEIEQVKRVRNESLVHSQSIYKTMDELWDGEI; from the exons ATGCCCTGGACCAACCCACGCAATCGTTGCATGATGCATGTTGGCGAGCCGGCTCTTCCGGACCGTGAATCAAACAGGCTTCCGTGGCAGCTCAGTTTCGGTCGCCTTCCTTATCCCTTCCTGTCATGTGTAGTTCCAAACAGCGACGAAGAGGAGAGACGCggggagaaaaggaggaagaagatggccacCTATTTCACCCTCAACACCGGGGCACGCATCCCCTCGGTAGGCCTCGGCACCTACAAGTCCGGCCCCGGCGTCGTCGCTGGCGCGGTCACCGCCGCCGTCAAG GCCGGGTACCGGCACATCGACTGCGCACCACTATACAAGAACGAGAAGGAG ATTGGCGCTGCCTTGAACAAGCTCTTTGATAACGGCGTCGTCAAACGGCAAGACCTTTTCATCACTTCAAAGATATG GTGCAGCGATCTCGCGCCCGAAGACGTTCCGTCGGCAATCGACCGCACTCTCAATGATCTGCAGCTGGATTATCTTGACCTGCACCTG ATTCATTGGCCCTTCCAGATAAAGAAAGGCAGCGAGCTGAGCCCGGAAAACTTTGTCGAGCTCGATATGCCCGAGACCTGGCGGGCAATGGAGAAGCTGTACGATTCAGGCAAGGCCCGCGCAATAGGCGTGAGCAATTTTTCGACCAAGAAGCTGGCCGATCTGCTTGCCGTGGCCCGTGTTCCTCCGGCTGTTGATCAGGTGGAGTGCCACCCTGGTTGGCAGCAGGCCAAGCTCAGAGCCTTCTGCCACACCAATGGAGTTCATTTCTCT GCGTATGCGCCGCTAGGTAGGATGAAAGTCGTCGCGGATAACCCGGTGGTGACATCGATAGCCGAGAGTTTGGGAAGAACCCCGGCACAGATCGCTCTGCGATGGGGTATCCAGCAGGGTCAGAGCGTGCTTCCTAAAAGTACCAATGAGTCGAGGTTGAAGGAGAACATTGACCTGTTTGGCTGGTCCATTCCTGAAGAACTGTGTGACAAGTTTTCTGAAATTGAACAG GTTAAGCGAGTCAGGAACGAATCATTGGTGCACTCTCAGAGCATTTACAAAACAATGGACGAGCTCTGGGATGGTGAAATATAA
- the LOC123169813 gene encoding NADPH-dependent aldo-keto reductase, chloroplastic isoform X2, with protein MPWTNPRNRCMMHVGEPALPDRESNRLPWQLSFGRLPYPFLSCVVPNSDEEERRGEKRRKKMATYFTLNTGARIPSVGLGTYKSGPGVVAGAVTAAVKAGYRHIDCAPLYKNEKEIGAALNKLFDNGVVKRQDLFITSKIWCSDLAPEDVPSAIDRTLNDLQLDYLDLHLIHWPFQIKKGSELSPENFVELDMPETWRAMEKLYDSGKARAIGVSNFSTKKLADLLAVARVPPAVDQVECHPGWQQAKLRAFCHTNGVHFSAYAPLGRMKVVADNPVVTSIAESLGRTPAQIALRWGIQQGQSVLPKSTNESRLKENIDLFGWSIPEELCDKFSEIEQQCQCVHGEKAPEEFGDYKTEDVCHARFEANFMAKE; from the exons ATGCCCTGGACCAACCCACGCAATCGTTGCATGATGCATGTTGGCGAGCCGGCTCTTCCGGACCGTGAATCAAACAGGCTTCCGTGGCAGCTCAGTTTCGGTCGCCTTCCTTATCCCTTCCTGTCATGTGTAGTTCCAAACAGCGACGAAGAGGAGAGACGCggggagaaaaggaggaagaagatggccacCTATTTCACCCTCAACACCGGGGCACGCATCCCCTCGGTAGGCCTCGGCACCTACAAGTCCGGCCCCGGCGTCGTCGCTGGCGCGGTCACCGCCGCCGTCAAG GCCGGGTACCGGCACATCGACTGCGCACCACTATACAAGAACGAGAAGGAG ATTGGCGCTGCCTTGAACAAGCTCTTTGATAACGGCGTCGTCAAACGGCAAGACCTTTTCATCACTTCAAAGATATG GTGCAGCGATCTCGCGCCCGAAGACGTTCCGTCGGCAATCGACCGCACTCTCAATGATCTGCAGCTGGATTATCTTGACCTGCACCTG ATTCATTGGCCCTTCCAGATAAAGAAAGGCAGCGAGCTGAGCCCGGAAAACTTTGTCGAGCTCGATATGCCCGAGACCTGGCGGGCAATGGAGAAGCTGTACGATTCAGGCAAGGCCCGCGCAATAGGCGTGAGCAATTTTTCGACCAAGAAGCTGGCCGATCTGCTTGCCGTGGCCCGTGTTCCTCCGGCTGTTGATCAGGTGGAGTGCCACCCTGGTTGGCAGCAGGCCAAGCTCAGAGCCTTCTGCCACACCAATGGAGTTCATTTCTCT GCGTATGCGCCGCTAGGTAGGATGAAAGTCGTCGCGGATAACCCGGTGGTGACATCGATAGCCGAGAGTTTGGGAAGAACCCCGGCACAGATCGCTCTGCGATGGGGTATCCAGCAGGGTCAGAGCGTGCTTCCTAAAAGTACCAATGAGTCGAGGTTGAAGGAGAACATTGACCTGTTTGGCTGGTCCATTCCTGAAGAACTGTGTGACAAGTTTTCTGAAATTGAACAG CAATGCCAATGCGTACATGGAGAAAAAGCTCCGGAAGAGTTTGGAGATTACAAGACAGAAGATGTTTGCCATGCAAGATTTGAAGCTAACTTCATGGCGAAGGAGTAA